From Calothrix sp. PCC 6303, a single genomic window includes:
- a CDS encoding alpha/beta fold hydrolase, protein MASYFQPLLLALTTIYHAIACCLEDRNPPPGKLIDIGNYKLHLYEKNLHHKVEGSPTIILEHSLGGIEGYFLIDELAKIGRVCIYDRAGFGWSDISPHARTTENIVMELDTLLRFSGIEPPYILVGDSFGSYNVRLYAHRFPQKVVGMVLTDGLHESGMLKMPFGLQALKYFFASGFVMSLFGASLGIIRVFKILGIFELLKPGLRKFPQYVRQYAIRSFCRPKHWLTMAQEILNLDASSQQVMLANNFGNLAIVSIKANSFFQPSLWTNFIPLASANQLRETMHQELMLLSTNCTQIQAHNSGHFIWIDEPEMIVTAVGMVLEKIERM, encoded by the coding sequence ATGGCTAGTTATTTTCAACCACTACTGCTGGCACTAACAACAATTTACCATGCGATCGCTTGTTGCTTGGAAGACAGAAATCCACCTCCAGGAAAATTAATCGATATTGGTAATTACAAATTGCATTTATATGAAAAAAACTTACATCACAAGGTTGAAGGTAGTCCCACCATAATTTTAGAACATAGTTTGGGGGGAATTGAAGGGTATTTTCTCATTGATGAATTGGCAAAAATTGGGCGAGTTTGCATATATGATCGAGCTGGGTTTGGTTGGAGCGATATTAGTCCCCATGCCCGTACCACTGAGAATATAGTCATGGAACTGGATACACTTTTGCGTTTTTCGGGTATCGAACCACCTTATATTCTAGTTGGAGATTCATTTGGTAGTTATAACGTCCGGTTGTATGCACATCGTTTTCCCCAGAAAGTTGTGGGGATGGTACTGACTGATGGTTTGCATGAATCTGGGATGTTAAAAATGCCTTTTGGGTTGCAAGCTTTGAAATACTTCTTTGCTTCTGGGTTTGTAATGTCGCTATTTGGGGCAAGTCTAGGGATTATTCGTGTTTTCAAAATCCTGGGAATATTTGAATTACTCAAACCTGGATTACGTAAATTTCCTCAATATGTACGTCAGTATGCAATCCGTTCTTTCTGTCGCCCTAAACACTGGCTAACAATGGCACAGGAAATTTTGAATTTAGATGCAAGTAGTCAGCAAGTCATGTTAGCGAACAATTTTGGTAACTTAGCAATTGTGAGTATCAAGGCAAATAGCTTTTTTCAACCTTCGCTCTGGACTAATTTTATACCTTTGGCAAGTGCTAATCAACTACGGGAAACAATGCATCAAGAATTAATGCTGTTATCAACCAATTGTACACAGATTCAAGCTCATAACAGTGGTCATTTTATCTGGATTGACGAACCGGAGATGATAGTCACCGCTGTGGGGATGGTTTTAGAGAAAATTGAAAGAATGTAA
- a CDS encoding glycerate kinase: MTLNILIAPSGFKESLNAEQVADCIANGIHKVLKDVNIRKAPLVDGGEGFTKTLVNATGGILHYLEVTGPVGQKVPSHFGFLGGCSVKTAVLEMSAAAGLRLVPPDLRNPLVTTTYGVGELIKAALDAGAERILVGCGDSGTNDGGAGMAQALGVKLLDENGDEIGWGGSELIKVKHIDLSKRDSRLDTVQIDVACNWHNLLCGDRGVARVFGPQKGASPEIVEQMALGLEHYAAAIRDDLGLDVGEMPGSGASGGLGTGLHALIGATLHPRYEIVMQYLELDSLIPEVDLVITAEGCIDFQTPRGKIPTEVARRAKIYELPVIALVGTIGEGAEINLQHGIDYFTSILTHPCGLSEAINQTASSLTDTAEQIARLLLVGKQIRRCTLTGW; the protein is encoded by the coding sequence ATGACACTAAATATTCTCATCGCTCCTTCTGGTTTTAAAGAAAGTCTCAATGCAGAACAAGTTGCTGATTGTATAGCGAACGGTATTCACAAAGTTCTCAAAGATGTGAATATTCGCAAAGCACCTTTGGTTGATGGTGGTGAGGGTTTCACCAAAACTCTGGTGAATGCCACAGGTGGAATCTTGCATTATCTAGAAGTAACTGGTCCAGTCGGGCAAAAAGTTCCATCTCATTTCGGATTCTTGGGTGGGTGTTCGGTAAAAACTGCGGTGCTAGAAATGTCTGCTGCTGCGGGGTTGCGCCTGGTTCCTCCTGACTTGCGGAATCCCTTAGTCACAACTACCTATGGAGTAGGTGAGTTAATTAAAGCTGCTTTAGATGCTGGTGCAGAAAGAATTTTAGTTGGTTGTGGTGATTCTGGTACTAACGATGGTGGTGCGGGAATGGCTCAAGCATTAGGTGTAAAATTACTTGATGAAAATGGCGATGAGATTGGCTGGGGTGGAAGTGAATTAATCAAAGTCAAACATATCGATTTATCCAAACGGGATTCCCGTTTGGATACAGTACAGATAGATGTGGCTTGTAACTGGCATAATTTATTGTGTGGCGATCGCGGAGTTGCCAGGGTATTTGGTCCGCAAAAAGGAGCATCACCAGAAATCGTCGAACAAATGGCTTTGGGTTTGGAACATTATGCTGCTGCAATTCGAGATGATCTAGGTCTGGATGTGGGGGAAATGCCCGGTAGTGGAGCATCCGGGGGATTGGGTACGGGTTTACATGCGTTGATTGGTGCGACATTACATCCCCGCTACGAGATTGTTATGCAATATTTGGAGTTAGATAGTTTGATTCCCGAAGTCGATTTGGTTATTACAGCCGAAGGGTGTATCGATTTTCAAACTCCACGGGGTAAAATTCCTACGGAGGTAGCAAGACGAGCCAAAATTTATGAATTACCAGTGATTGCGTTGGTGGGAACGATAGGGGAAGGTGCGGAAATTAATTTGCAGCATGGTATCGATTACTTTACAAGTATTTTGACCCATCCCTGTGGCTTGAGTGAGGCAATAAATCAAACTGCTAGTTCGCTTACAGATACAGCCGAACAAATAGCGAGGTTACTATTGGTTGGTAAACAAATTCGTCGCTGTACTTTGACAGGTTGGTAA
- a CDS encoding iron uptake porin gives MNQRLVFNYSSYSFVCQTLLIFISIFIKILSTTDLSFARENQADSLDTISQVSSVSQLSDVQPTDWAFQALQSLVERYGCIAGYPNGTYRGNRAITRYEFAAGLNACLDRANELIATATGDLAKKEDLATLQRLQEEFKGELATLRSRIDTVEMKTAELDANQFSATTKLEGEVILGLTRVFGGNSDGDDNPNNHLELNENITLGQRTRLNFITSFTGKDTLNLRLEGGNITELDDSITGTRMTRLGFDEDSGNDVGLGELYYQFPVGDRLKATIAGWEMELNDIAEPLNPLDSSGSGAISRFGRYNPILRSMEGTGLGVNYQVNLSTNLAFAYVTNDASLPTEKNGLFDGNYSALGNVTFQPSDNFGIALTYLHSYYGGGSESGVNLTGSTGSLIARRPFGNVSTSTDTFGLETSLKINPGLIISGWVGYIQADAKVSNDEADIWNYAVTLAMPDLGGKGNLAGLIVGMPPKVTSSSLVADRDTSLHIEGFYKFQVTDNISITPGVFVITNPEHNDSNQSIVVGTVRTTFKF, from the coding sequence ATGAATCAAAGATTAGTATTTAACTATTCATCTTACTCATTTGTATGTCAAACTCTATTGATTTTTATTAGTATTTTCATCAAAATTCTCTCTACTACCGATTTAAGCTTTGCCAGAGAAAATCAAGCCGACTCTTTAGATACTATTTCCCAAGTTTCATCTGTTTCGCAATTATCAGATGTGCAACCTACAGATTGGGCTTTTCAAGCATTACAAAGTTTGGTAGAGCGTTATGGTTGCATTGCTGGCTATCCGAATGGAACTTATCGTGGTAATCGGGCAATCACACGATATGAATTTGCAGCAGGATTGAATGCTTGTTTAGATCGGGCTAACGAACTGATTGCCACAGCGACAGGTGACTTGGCAAAGAAAGAAGATTTAGCAACTTTGCAGCGCTTGCAAGAAGAATTCAAAGGGGAATTAGCAACACTTCGCAGTCGAATTGATACAGTAGAAATGAAGACTGCTGAATTAGATGCGAATCAATTTTCCGCCACAACAAAACTCGAAGGTGAGGTGATTCTAGGTTTGACTAGAGTATTTGGTGGAAATTCTGATGGGGATGACAATCCGAATAATCATTTGGAATTGAATGAAAATATAACTTTAGGGCAGCGTACCCGTTTAAATTTTATCACGAGTTTTACAGGAAAAGATACATTAAATTTGCGTTTAGAAGGGGGGAATATTACCGAGTTGGATGATAGCATCACAGGAACTCGAATGACTCGTTTGGGTTTTGATGAAGATAGCGGGAATGATGTGGGTTTGGGTGAATTATATTATCAATTTCCAGTTGGCGATCGCCTGAAGGCAACTATTGCAGGATGGGAGATGGAATTAAACGATATTGCCGAACCATTGAATCCTTTAGATAGTAGTGGAAGTGGTGCTATTTCGCGCTTTGGTCGTTACAATCCAATTTTACGATCAATGGAGGGAACTGGATTGGGGGTTAATTATCAAGTTAATCTCAGCACAAATTTAGCCTTTGCTTACGTGACTAATGATGCGTCATTACCAACTGAAAAAAATGGGTTATTTGATGGCAATTATTCGGCATTGGGAAATGTGACTTTTCAGCCATCTGATAATTTTGGTATTGCTTTAACCTATCTCCATTCTTATTATGGTGGTGGTAGTGAAAGTGGGGTTAATTTAACTGGAAGTACGGGTAGTTTAATCGCTCGTAGACCATTTGGAAATGTTTCCACAAGTACCGATACTTTTGGACTCGAAACGAGTTTAAAAATTAATCCGGGTTTGATTATTTCAGGTTGGGTTGGTTACATCCAAGCAGATGCCAAAGTCAGTAATGATGAAGCGGATATCTGGAATTATGCTGTGACTTTGGCAATGCCAGATTTAGGTGGGAAGGGAAATTTAGCGGGTTTAATTGTCGGAATGCCACCCAAAGTTACGAGCAGTAGTTTGGTGGCAGATAGGGATACTTCTTTACATATCGAGGGATTTTATAAGTTTCAGGTGACAGATAATATTTCGATAACACCAGGAGTATTTGTAATTACCAATCCCGAACATAATGATAGCAATCAGAGTATTGTTGTTGGAACTGTTAGGACAACATTTAAGTTTTGA
- a CDS encoding response regulator transcription factor, with the protein MSRILIAEDEERIAAFIEKGLINNGFQVAIADNGEAALQMLEDDAFDLLLLDMQLPIKSGWIVLEKLQAQKKYIPIIIISAYFDAREVINKLPNQNIIDYVAKPFRFADLLMRIQNSLRLSNSYLAQI; encoded by the coding sequence ATGAGCCGAATTTTAATTGCAGAAGATGAAGAAAGAATTGCTGCATTTATTGAGAAAGGATTAATCAATAATGGCTTTCAAGTTGCGATCGCAGACAATGGGGAAGCCGCTTTGCAAATGCTAGAAGATGATGCATTTGATCTATTATTACTAGATATGCAATTACCAATTAAAAGCGGCTGGATAGTTTTAGAAAAATTGCAAGCACAGAAAAAATATATTCCGATTATTATTATTTCTGCTTATTTTGATGCTAGAGAAGTAATTAATAAATTGCCAAATCAAAATATTATCGATTATGTTGCAAAACCGTTTAGATTTGCTGATTTATTAATGCGGATTCAAAATAGTTTGAGATTGTCGAATAGCTATCTTGCTCAGATATAG